The following DNA comes from Castanea sativa cultivar Marrone di Chiusa Pesio chromosome 10, ASM4071231v1.
tatgatgtagtCTCACATTTgcttctaaaattaaaaaataaaactctttaagaataaataatttatgacacaGTGCAAAATTGGAACtataatttagaattctaatttgagtttctctcaacttcacctattattattattattattattattattattattattattattattattattattattatatagatttgttttttgtccctaaactttaaaaaaaaaattatccttaaattttgtaaatagattttttttataaatgttttatAGACAAAAGTAGGGATGAAAAAATAATGTCTTTCAataatttagggaccaaaaacaaattttttgtaaagtttaaagacaaaataaacattttcaatagtttagggaagaaaaatgaatttttcacTAATTGTAGGacgaaaaaaaattttaatttaaggacaaaaaacaaacttttgaaaaaatttaaggaattgttgatgcccattttggcAAAAGGGCCTAATAacaagaagaagcccaacaatatgaaaaGAGTGAAGGAAGAAGAGTTAGCAAAGTAAGAAAAAACCATTAAACCCGAATGGCAAGAATAATGGTCCACGGGCCTATAAAGTAGTAAAaagaccacaaaaaaaaaaaagcaaacggGCCCAGGGGAGCCGAGAGAAGGAAGTAGCAAGCCCATGGGAATTATAAGAAGTGGAAAGTAAGTAAAGATGGGCCGGAGGAGCCCCAAAGAAAGGAATTGGTAAAAGGGGGTTGGTACAAGAGGTCCACAAACCCCCAAAGGAAGAGGATATGGGAATTGGGCCAGGGAAACCCGAAAGATTTAGCAAAAGTCCATGGTAATGTAAGAATGGAATGAGCCAAGGATACCCAAAGGAATGAAGTGGGCTAAGGATGCCTAGAGAAAcaaaatgggccaaggaagacCGAGATGGTATGAGAACTAACCCAGTGGAAATACTGTGTAGTATACGGCAGGCCCAACAAACACAGTTAAACAATACATGGCAGAAATAACACAGTGGCATGGCAGATGTATTAGTCAACCCACAAACCAGAAGTAAGAGAAGATAGGGGCTAAATTGAAGAAGGAAGAGCCCATACCCAAGCAAAACCAAGTCCAAGGAAGAAACGAGATACAAAAAATGAAGACCCAGTGACCCATCCGCGCCACAAATGGTTAAAAATGAGCAGTAGAACGCGTAGCAAGAACCAGACAAATCCGAGGGCAATGGCAAATGCATGAATAGCAGAAAAGCCATGAACTCACATGAGAGTGGACCACGCATAAAGCTCAGGCACCACccacttgtacccagccaatacaggtgCGGTGTGTCATGagtcagaggtaagagagggtatggtctggtGATGGAGAGAAGGGGGAAGTCTATTCTGGGATTCCCACTCAAGCTCTTTTGGCgaaaatgtcctgctgggatgaaaTATGTTACACCCCATGATTTTgataccaatttaattattatatgtaaattaaaaaaggaGGTCTACAATTAAATGGATTTAATTGAAATGGGCCTAAGATGTTTAAAATAAGACAAATAATATGGAATATGAAGCCCAAGTGAGGTGGCATAAGTAAATATATGGGCTTTGATAAGCTTTTAAAAACCCTAGCCTTTTATCTCTtaagatacacacacacacacacacacacacacacacacacatatatataaaagattttcttttgttttagccGCAACACACGGttgaacaactttttttttttgttgctttgcGGTTGAATGTGAGACTGCAGCAAGTATGGTTTCCTTTAGCTCTAAATTTAGGGAGTTGAATATTCAATGGCTTGACTTGTCCCACGTTTCCAAGAAAGAGCTATGCTTGAAATTACTTTAGTAGCTAATAGGATAATAGGCATCACTTTATAAAACCTAACCTATCAACAGTGGTGGCCCAGGAATTTTGTTCAGGGTGTTCCTTAGAAAGCTTAAATTACACATTCTTATTTCCATTTAGCCTTTAGGTAATTATGTTTGattcaatgttattaattccATTCTGTTCTGGCCATAATGGCTGGAAAATACCGTGCCGGTAAACAAACCGGAACAGTAACCCACCCTATTCCACTTCGGAAAAAATTCCGGGTCATTCCAATCTATTTCGGGTGTTTCGGTAAATACTGGCCGAAATTCAAGATTCGGCCAGCATGaagtttgtgcttaaaaaaaaattgttcttaaaaccaaaacaaatttgcattctgtaaaccaaaaaaccttaaaaggaaaaaagaaaaaatgagaagaaacgAAATAAACAAAGGTACCTGTACAGCTAAAAAAAATCGTATTAAGAAATTTGAGACTCAAAACTTGAGAAGAGGCATTGCCACACAAGTGCTGGTAAAAGACACAGAAGTTACGAACAAGGAGGAAGGCAAAACGTAAATGTAAAAGTGTAGATGAagatgtaataaaatttaaaagtatgaagTGTAAAAATCGAGGAGACAGAAGACGTGTGTGgttaagaataaataagaaaaaataattaaaaatgagaaggaaGTAATATATGTTTGGTGAGGAAAAATCATATTGTAATAATACATAATAAAAGgttgaaaattgtgttgtatTGGGCAGTGTGCTTAGTCAAAGAAATCAAGTCACTGCCCAACCtgtagttgttttattataattttttttttagattttagttcttttcttttttgagtttttcctttttgcttgaaagactccaatatattgttaagttgctcaaattatggactaaaatttaattttattggtataaaaaaaattcaaggtgatcccaaaattttttttaaaggtaaataaatatataattttttttttcaggtcagggtggtcctgagACCACCCTAGCCATAAGGTCGCGCTGCCACTGCCTatcaatatattaaaagaaaaaggacttcTAGGCTATATGCCTGTCGATCTCCACCTATCCTTATATTAATGGAGAAGATGACTTATAATTAAAAGAGAGATGGATTATTTCATGAGCTTTATACTATGTCTTTGCCTCACCTGGGCCATAATTCAAGctttttattcaatttcaaGAAGTAAAGTGACTTCCAAAGAGCTTCCACCGGGACCTAAACCTTTTCCAATCATCGGAAACCTTTTAGAACTTGTTGGTCACAGACCCCAAAAGTCCATGGCTAAACTTGCCAATACACATGGCCCCTTAATGACTCTAAAGCTAGGCCAGAAAACCACAATAGTCATTTCTTCAGCAGACTTGGCGAAAGAAGTTCTCCAACAACATGACCAATTCTTCTGCAACCGTACCATTCCAGAGTCAGTCGTAGCTGGCAATGAGCACGAGTTCAGCTTGCCTTGGCTACCGGTTTCAGCCCAATGGAGAAACCTTCGAAGGATTTGCAAGTCCCATTTATTTGCTAATCAGATACTTGATGCAAACCAAAACCTCCGGCGAAAGAAAGTGCAAGAGCTCCTTGTCGATATCCATAATAGCAGTCTAAATGGAGATGCAGTTGATATTGGCAAAGCAGCTTTTAAAACCTCCCTTAATTTGTTATCTAATACCATCTTCTCAGTAGACTTGGCTGACCCCAATTCTGCCACAGGGAGAGAGTTAAGCAAACTCGTCCATAGTATCCTTGAAGTGGGTTCACGTCCAAACTTGGCCGACTATTTTCCTGTGCTTAAGAAGGTTGATCCTCAAGGCATACGGCGCCAGATGACAATTTACTTTGGGAAGATGATAGACCTCTTTAGCAGCATTATTAGCCAACGGTTGCTGCAAAGAAAAATGCTTGGTTCTATCAGAAACAATGACATGTTAGATACCCTTCTTCGTATCAGTGAAGAAAGCACAGGGGAGATTGACAAAACTCAAATCGCACGTTTGTTTGTGGTAAcaatttctttatattcttcttCAATAACTACaaatttattcatatatttatgcACTTTGTTTTTGGGTAATAATCCATTTACgtacattttattattatggcTTGCGGTTTAGTGAATGGATCTGATGATCTATAATCGCATACTTTTTTATGGATCGAATAGGACCTGTTTCTTGCGGGCAATGATACAACTTCGGCCACATTGGAATGGGCAATGGCGGAGCTACTCTACAACCCTGAGGTTTTGTCAAAAGCAAAAGCAGAGCTCAAGCAAATCATTGGCAAAGGAAATGCAATGGTGGAATCTGACATTGATCGTTTACCGTACTTACAAGCAATAGTTAAAGAAACCTTTCGGTTACACCCCCCGGTTCCGCTGTTGCTTCCCCGTAAAGCTGGAGCAGATGTAGAAATTCAGGGCTTCTCAGTCCCAAAGGGT
Coding sequences within:
- the LOC142614047 gene encoding geraniol 8-hydroxylase-like, which produces MDYFMSFILCLCLTWAIIQAFYSISRSKVTSKELPPGPKPFPIIGNLLELVGHRPQKSMAKLANTHGPLMTLKLGQKTTIVISSADLAKEVLQQHDQFFCNRTIPESVVAGNEHEFSLPWLPVSAQWRNLRRICKSHLFANQILDANQNLRRKKVQELLVDIHNSSLNGDAVDIGKAAFKTSLNLLSNTIFSVDLADPNSATGRELSKLVHSILEVGSRPNLADYFPVLKKVDPQGIRRQMTIYFGKMIDLFSSIISQRLLQRKMLGSIRNNDMLDTLLRISEESTGEIDKTQIARLFVDLFLAGNDTTSATLEWAMAELLYNPEVLSKAKAELKQIIGKGNAMVESDIDRLPYLQAIVKETFRLHPPVPLLLPRKAGADVEIQGFSVPKGAQVLVNIWAIGRDASIWEIPNSFEPGRFMGSEIDVKGRNFELIPFGAGRRMCPGLPLALRMLHLMLGSLIHTFDWKVEGGFKPKDIYFEEKFGLTLQKAKPLRAIPIMV